Within Primulina tabacum isolate GXHZ01 chromosome 5, ASM2559414v2, whole genome shotgun sequence, the genomic segment TATTCTCGACAAAAACgagatatttatttatttatggagAAAAAATCAGAGTAAAATCCATCGGACACATGAAGAGTTGACTGGCTATTTACTCCATTACCAAACTAGGTTTATTCTATGTCGATAACgcatcttttcattttttaatataatatattcagTTAATTGATCAATAAACTCTATTTTGAACTAGGAAACTATCTATTTTAACCTTTCCTTTGGACCTATCGACTACCGACGGGCATGGAATTGGAACTTAGTCGATACTCCCACCGAAAATCAGCCACGGGCATGGAATTGGAACTTACtccattaatattttaaaaaaaaaaacctaaaagaaattaaaaCAATCAGTCAGGGCATGCTTTCAGGTCGCTCAATCTGCGTCACCCTCATCTGTAATATCATTGAAAAATACTAGCTTGTGGTTGAGAAATTAGAGAGGGTACAGTACAGTCATGTCCTCCTCccacatatataaataaatatcattaaTGAACCCAATGGAATTATTTGTCTCGAATTCAATCTACTAATAAAGAGTGTATAAAATCTCATTTATATAATTCGTGTGACTCGACTCCGTTGAGAGCCGGCGACGGAAGGGGCAAAGTTTTTAAGGTGCATGatgctataatttttttttcactcATCATGATGTCATTTTTATGTCGTATTTTCCGTAACACCGACTCTCGACGGGAACaacaatattaattttaatttataaactcaAAAAGTATATCAAcctaattaaaatgtttttctATTGCTTGGTGTAATCTTTCTGAGTTTATAAACTGTTTTTTTATTAGtgaatgttttttaaaaaattgttctCCGAGTAAATTTTTCACAAGATAACggataaatattttttgatcttttttaaataaaaaaacatggTCAAAAGGATAATaaatcaaaaacaaaaaaatgaagaaaaataaaattacaattaattattttttataaaacaatTGTCCAAACATCTTCTTAATTATTTTCTAactataaaaatgatattatataatAGTTGTTCAAACGAATATTTTAATGTTGTATATGGGacgtttttaataaaattattgtttttatttaaaaaaaaaaattaacaactcgGGTGCCACTCGAAAGGCTCTATTTATAGTGGCATGAACCGAGGAGCTTTGCCAGTTGCCACCTCTAAATATAGCTAGCTAGCAATGGCGAATTTGCGGTGCCCTGCAGGGACAATGCTAGCCCTTCTACTCTTTCTCATTTGCTCATCGGTCACTCCCACGGCActtggatacgaatacgaactCTCGAATTTCAGCCGGAGCGGTTTCCCGCCTGGTTTTCTGTTCGGAGCTGCCTCCGCCGCCTACCAGGTACTTagtatatatatactatatatatatagcctAGCTatccattttattttaaatgagagGTACAGATTTACAAAATCTCAAACTCTTGAAAATTGCACCAAATGAGAATGAGAGAAAACCCTAGTACTTTTGTTTTAAACAATATATTGGAATGCTACACGACTTTGGATAAATTAACTGTCTACGTATAATAGTATGAAGGTGCTGCATTTGAAGATGGGAAGGGACCGAGCATATGGGATAATTTCACCCACAGATATCCAGGTCTAATTTCTCAATGttcacatttttatttatttaaagaaatatttctttaaatatatttctttttttttatattatttaatgggTAAAATGTGTCGATCATGCCCTGAGCACGTCGTTGGGGATTTTACGTTCAACAAGTTCGCACAAAAACTTGCTTTGAGAATTTTTTCAGTACTTGAACTACAAAGTACTATTATACATGGGGTCTATTTTCAATAATGTACTTTTAGCCCTTTATTTTTTTTCGCACGAAAAAATGAATTTATGTAAAAGAAATCTAAAAAACATGTTCAGAAAATGTTAagatttttgaattttagtttcaatttttttaacaagagtatttatttaaaaaatgattaGACATATTCACGCAACATGTTCAGACGAAgcctagtatatatatatactgatgAAGGCATAATTTACTACAACTGACCTtacataatatttaattttgtttgaaaatatatatatagtttacaTTTGttaattaaaactttaatttatGTGTGGCCCTTGAATTCAGACGTACAGATTCCACTTAATAAGGTCATAAATTACTTTTCAAAAGGAGAGTTGTACGTTTTAATTTCTGTCCAAGCCCTGTTGTCCATGGATAAGAAATAAATGCATCGGGAGGCATTGGCAATCTTCATAAATGTGACAGGAGGATAGgataaaacattattataaaGTTTTACATTTTTATTAAAACGAAATATACTTcttgtaattttaattttccctCTACTTTCAGCAAGAAAAAGAATCCTTGAATAATCATATCTAAGATCCTTGCATGATTCGTAAATAGAATATTATTCTATAAATCGATTAAGAAACATTAATCGTGtgactaataataataaatttacatattttatctgatcttttattttatgtatatttaatattttgaaagGGCAATTTGTCTTATTTGTTCGTTAATATCCATGTTTCCATATGGAGTAACATTTTGACAAATTTACAGAAAAAATATTGGATAGGAGCAACGGAGATGTTGCCATGGATTTTTATCATCGATACAAGGTGATTTATTAATCTATCTATATATGTGCTGATCGTAAGGTGTCTTATCCTTACcatctatatttatttatttgtattttaaattaattatgtaattagagacctgataaaaaaaattaatcaatcacatcgtaaaataaaaataaaggtatgCCATGAGAATtggaatatatatatttaaaaagtcAGGTAGTTACTCACTATcaaatgacaaaaatttgtgtgagacagtctcacgagtcgtattttgtgagacggatctcttatttgggtcatccatgaaaaatattatttttttatgctaagatgattactttttattgtgaatatcagtaaggTTGACTTGTATcagagataaagattcgtgagaccgtcttacaaaagACATATTCCTATCAAATTATATtagtttcttttttcttttttaattaaaaaaaattatatatatactagttTCATGTGAACGCTATTCATCTCATTTATGCCGTCATATATTTTGCACTAATCTCCCGaaatcaatatattaaataCCTAAAAGCTTTTCAATTCTGATGAAAACAACcttttgttaaaattttaatccaTTTGAATTTCTGTAAATGATCGAAATATGTATGTGTTGTTACTTTAAATATCAGTGTAAAAATGTTGACTCTATTGATGGAATCTGTCTTTTAACAGGGTGATGTGAAAATAATGAAGTACCTGGGACTCGACGTATTTAGAATGTCCATTTCTTGGCCTCGAATACTACCTCGTAAGAATTATTACGtcatttatttgattattttttaaaaaaaaattaaatgattaaatcaAGAAACGAGGGAAATATTGCTTGAGGAGTTGGATAAAAAGGTAGAATTTCATTAAATCAAGTGTGGcttttattattatatgataGGTGGGAGTTTGAGTGGAGGTGTGAACCAGAAAGGGATTGACCATTACAGGAATGTCTTCAAGGAGCTCATAGCAAATGGTACACTAAATTCATTTACAATCCCTTAAATTTACCAACATTTTTCCCTCTTtacttttatatttattatgatTACTATTGTTACGGGTGATTGATTAACGCGCAGGTGTAACTCCATTTGTGACACTATTTCATTGGGATCTGCCTCAAGAACTAGAAGATCAGTACAGGGGCTTTTTAAGTCCTCTAATCGTGTTAGTTAGCTTCTTGAATTCttcatcattctttatttttattcaagacatgcatgaattttgaattaattttttacaattcAATAAAACGATCAATTGTTATTGAACCCCCACCCACATGATCATGTTATGTTGTGCCAGAAATGATTATAGAGATTATGTGGAACTTTGCTTCAAGGAGTTTGGTGATCTAGTAAAGTATTGGCTCACAGTAAACGAGCCATTTTCTTTCACGGACGGCGGTTATGACGGCGGATTCATCGGACACCTTGCCCCGTATCGGTGCTCCCCATGGGCGAATTGCCCACAAGGAAATTCAGCAACAGAACCTTATATAGTAGGACATCATCTTCTCCTCTGTCATGCAGAAGCTGTCAAAGTTTACAAGGAGAAATTCCAGGTTATAATACTGTTGATTTATTTGAAAGATTTGTTGTTTTCCAATAATATGCTAAATTATTTGCGCACGAGTAAAATTCACTCTTTCATACGTCGGCAATTGTGCAATTAATTCCAGCAGACAAATTTGACAAAAGAAAATATGGTTGGCTGAATAAAAACGTGGGTTTGATTAATAATTCATAGTTCACACGGACAAGGAGctctataaaaaaaatagagctctcctcattctgaaatcatccattcttctagttttctctcatcttatgagcatttgagtgcttagttctataatatttgtgaggtgttttgttctcctgtatcaagagagagtgtgttctctttggaaacacagtgagtgagttgtacaccacaaatattatagtggaattcttttcatcttgtccgtggtttttaccctaataatttttaggggttttccacgtaaatttCGGTGTtcagtttatttttattttcgggttttattatctcatatTCCGTACGTGGGACCAACATCATAAACCTATTTTTTTAGATCTATGGgctcttgtgagacgatatcatgTATCTTTATTCGTCAGACGgatcaactctgtccatatttaaaataaaaaaataatatttttgacataaaaagtaatactttttcatgggtgacactAAAAAAATATCTGTTTTACAAAATTGACTTGTAagacaaaaaataatattttttatgaaggccataaatataatattcgtcttacaaaattgaatcgtgagaccgtcttacagaAGTTTTTgtgtaaaattaaatattattttgtgaTGGATTATGCTCGTCAAGTCTTTATTGTACATGCTAAATAATTGGTGGTTATTTGCAATGTTTATTCAAAATCTGTAATAGTATTGTGACAGGCAACTCAAAAAGGTGAAATAGGGATAGCCTTGGTGACTCATTGGTTCACCTCTTATTCAAAAAGCATTGCCGATGTTCGCGCAGCCAAACGAGTAACTGATTTCATCTTCGGATGGtgagtgataaaaaaaatttaatctttaGTTATGCTGAAATTGCAAGAGTAGGtcgacggtctcacgaatctttatttgtgagacaggtcaaccctattgatattcacaataaaaagtaatactattagcataaaaattaatattttttcctggatgatccaaataagagatctgtctcacaaaatacgactcgtgagaccgtctcatacaagtttttgtcaatttgtAAAACGGTCAACCACACAGAAAActtatgataataataaaacTTAATTTCATTGTTCGCTAACTAAATCATTATATATAATCGATATATTTATGTAGTATGAAATGGAGCAGAAGGTTTCATTCCGAATATCGACGGGAAGTTGGATAACAAAAGTTCCAGAATAAAGCATTTACAAGTATTTGAAGAAATGTAAACGAGCGTATGTTTGAACTTTGAAGGGTTTCGATCGAATCCATAAAAGAATAGCTAGATGAATAATAGTCTGAAATATATTTCAACACTCTGTATCACCATGAAATCTTACTGCAGGTTTACTGATCCTGTGGTTCATGGAGATTATCCAAAAGTGATGAGATCCATATTGGGTAATCGATTACCCAATTTCACAGATGAACAaagaaaatatcttaaaggaTCCTTTGATTTTCTGGGAATAAACTATTATACTGGGAATTATGCATCTTATTCTCCTTCCAATGCCATCAATGTTAGCAGCAACACAGATTACATGGCTAAACTTACAAGTAcgtatacatacatacatatatataaatacatatatatatatttaaattaattggtTATATGATATATaagttttgtttttttatctTCTTAATTAATTCTTTTTCAGCTTCAAAAAATGGAGTGCCCATCGGTCAGCCGGTAGGTTATCATCAAGAATACGAATTCCCCATCTTTTTTGTAAATAAATACAATTTGTTGATTATATAatgtaaatttataaatttcagACTGGAGTGGGTTCCTTCTTCGTGTACCCAGAAGGACTACGTAAGCTTCTTGTCTACGTGAAGGATAACTACAACAATCCAACAATTTATATTACAGAAAACGGTGGGTTTTTATGTTTTGTTATTCATGTAATTTCTATTACCATATGTGTCCGCTCCGTGCACAACAAACCCATATAACAACTAATTCGTATCAGTTGTCGGGACATTTGCATCACAATATGTATGTATACATACATGTAAGATGTTTAATTTTCTAATCCTTTTGATGTTATGTTTTAATCAGGGATTGGTGACCAGGACAAGGGTACCATAGAAGAGAGCGTAACAGACCCACAGCGAATTGATTTCTACAATCGTCATCTTAAGGCTGTTCAAGAAGCCATCGGGTAAGCAAactactttttttaaaaaaaaaaaatttattttagtaaacactaaaataatattatataatcaccattaattaattgattaatattGTGATTGCAGAGAAGGCGTGAAAGTGAAGGGTTTCTTGGCATGGTCATTCATGGATTGTTACGAGTGGAATTCTGGTTACACCATGAAATTTGGTATTTGTCACGTGGACTTCCAAAATAATCTCACCAGAACCGTAAAAAATTCTGGAATCTGGTTCAAGAATTCCCTCCAAAATAAATAAAGGGGGGTGTATTCAATCtaaacttttaatgacttttatggaattttaaaaTCTAGAGGTATTCAATCTAAACTTTTAATGACTCTATATATGTTTAGTGGTATTCAACATGGATTTTggtagagttttaaaaagtcatgtggtattcaaacttgactttttaaaactctccAAAAGTCAAGAGGTATCCAAAAAATCCATAGATTTTCAAGGATtcttattttattattcatGTACAAATCTTAAAGCCTTATGTACAATTgcagaaaatttaaaatattcttCCACCTATACCAAAGATTTTGATGGACtttcttttttgaaaaatacgctatctctcttctatctcaagcCATCTCTAGGGTTCTTCACTCTCtcaaaaaaatttcttctattCAAAGGTATGATTGGtcattcttgaatttattatattgccaatatttatgtgtaaaaatagaTGAATTGTTGTTTTTTTCTTGAATCATTATGATTATTGTATTTCATAAattttctttcatctcatcaAAACGATGAATGATCCGACATGTGATGAATTGTGTTTTTTCTTGAATCATTATGATTATTGAAAAAACTTAGGAGTACTTCAGCATTCATATTATTCTTTCTTATGCTATACAGTAAATGATTTAAGAGCCATAGTTTTTTCTCAGTGTAAGATCTAATTTTAGAGTTCTATTTTCTTGATTGTCCTTCCCAAATTAATTAAGATGGTCCTTTAATTGAacttctctaaataaaattgaatcTTAGAATTTTTTTCGATATAGAGAggaaaagaagaaaattaaatgatgaaaagtgAAATGATATAAGTGCAATTATGTACATGGTAAATGTGAAAGTTGTAAACAGCTaagtgtttttaattatttttgtgatGTGGCTAGAAAGTGAAAAATTGATTTCGTAAACATTAGGAAGTGGTGTTGGCTAATGCTAAAGTTTAAGTTAGAAAAGAAGTGAATGGTATAATAGGATAATAAGATTTGGCTTGGaataagataaaattttgaagaCATGGATACAGttaatgaatatattttttaGACTTCTTGTACAAACTGATAGTATGTGATAAGAAATTTACCCACACTTAATCAAGATATACTTAATTTATACGTTCAAATACTTTACCTTATTTTTTAACATGATTAAATATGTGTTACAATACAATTTAGATGAATTATTTTATGTGATTTCTTTAATATGAATAGCataattgaattatttatttattgtctcaatttttttcttatttctcATAGTTGTCTCCAACAGTTTTTTATGCCATGTTAAGTctgtatttaatatttattaatgtcTTACTCGTAAAAGTAATATAGAAAACCCAATAGTCATTATGTGTACTTCACATGCATTTCAAGTGACTTTTCCTGGCATATTTAGGAGTACTGTAAGCTATTTTACATCCTGTTACCACATATTATACAGTGTTTCTTTGTTTGCTTCAATGAGTGTGGGAAGATAACGTCATTTTTCAGCTGTTAGGAATAGAAGAGTTAGGAGCATAGTTATAGAGCGGACATTTGGTATATTTAAATAACGgttcaaaatattcaagatgACCCCTCCATTTCCATATACGACCCAAACAGAGCTTGTATTGGCTTGTGCCAGATTACACAATTTTCTTCGAAAGGAGTGTCGAtgtggtgaatttcaaattgaaccaGATAATGAAGCTCAATTGTCTTCATCGGCACAAGTTTATGGAGATGACaactttgatcagttatttgATACTCAAGAACAACAACGAGCAAAAGCTAATGCATGAAGGGATATCATAGCCAATAGAATGTGGAGc encodes:
- the LOC142546881 gene encoding beta-glucosidase 13-like; its protein translation is MANLRCPAGTMLALLLFLICSSVTPTALGYEYELSNFSRSGFPPGFLFGAASAAYQYEGAAFEDGKGPSIWDNFTHRYPEKILDRSNGDVAMDFYHRYKGDVKIMKYLGLDVFRMSISWPRILPRGSLSGGVNQKGIDHYRNVFKELIANGVTPFVTLFHWDLPQELEDQYRGFLSPLIVNDYRDYVELCFKEFGDLVKYWLTVNEPFSFTDGGYDGGFIGHLAPYRCSPWANCPQGNSATEPYIVGHHLLLCHAEAVKVYKEKFQATQKGEIGIALVTHWFTSYSKSIADVRAAKRVTDFIFGWFTDPVVHGDYPKVMRSILGNRLPNFTDEQRKYLKGSFDFLGINYYTGNYASYSPSNAINVSSNTDYMAKLTTSKNGVPIGQPTGVGSFFVYPEGLRKLLVYVKDNYNNPTIYITENGIGDQDKGTIEESVTDPQRIDFYNRHLKAVQEAIGEGVKVKGFLAWSFMDCYEWNSGYTMKFGICHVDFQNNLTRTVKNSGIWFKNSLQNK